The Chroicocephalus ridibundus chromosome 2, bChrRid1.1, whole genome shotgun sequence genome includes a region encoding these proteins:
- the HEY1 gene encoding hairy/enhancer-of-split related with YRPW motif protein 1, whose protein sequence is MGETGAGRGAGRALGALLPRAARRLPDGRPRPPLPAAAAAMKRAHPEYSSSDSEELDEAVEVEKESADENGNLSSAAGSMSPSTTSQILARKRRRGIIEKRRRDRINNSLSELRRLVPSAFEKQGSAKLEKAEILQMTVDHLKMLHTAGGKGYFDAHALAMDYRSLGFRECLAEVARYLSIIEGLDASDPLRVRLVSHLNNYASQREAASSAHTGIGHIPWGSAFGHHPHISHPLLLAQNGHGNTSTTASSTEPHHQTRIAAPHAETSSLRVPPNGSVGPVLPVVTSTTKLTPPLLSSMASLSAFPFSFGSFHLLSPNVLSPSTPTQSAALSKPYRPWGTEIGAF, encoded by the exons ATGGGGGAGACGGGCGCCGGGCGAGGCGCGGGGCGCGCGCTGGGCGCCCTCCTgccgcgcgccgcccgccgcctccccgacggccgcccgcgccccccgctccccgccgccgccgccgccatgaagCGGGCGCACCCCGAGTACAGCTCGTCGGACAGCGAGGAGCTGGACGAGGCCGTGGAGGTGGAGAAGGAGAGCGCGGACGAGAACGG GAACCTGAGCTCGGCGGCGGGCTCCATGTCTCCCTCCACCACCTCGCAGATCCTGGCCAGGAAGAGGCGCCGAGGG ATCATCGAGAAGCGCCGCCGCGATCGCATCAACAACAGCCTGTCCGAGCTGAGGAGGCTGGTGCCCAGCGCCTTCGAGAAGCAG GGATCGGCCAagctggagaaagcagagatCCTGCAGATGACTGTCGATCACCTGAAAATGCTGCATACTGCAGGAGGGAAAG GTTATTTTGATGCTCATGCTTTGGCTATGGACTATCGGAGTCTAGGGTTTCGAGAGTGCCTGGCCGAAGTTGCTCGATACCTTAGTATTATAGAGGGTCTGGACGCCTCTGATCCTCTGCGAGTTCGACTTGTGTCTCATCTCAATAACTATGCCTCTCAACGGGAAGCAGCAAGTAGTGCACACACTGGCATTGGACACATTCCTTGGGGCAGTGCCTTTGGACATCACCCTCACATATCTCACCCGTTGCTGCTGGCTCAAAATGGGCACGGTAATACCAGCACTACAGCATCTTCCACAGAACCACACCACCAGACCAGAATTGCTGCCCCACATGCTGAAACTTCCTCACTCAGAGTGCCCCCAAATGGCAGCGTTGGACCAGTGCTCCCCGTGGTCACATCTACGACCAAACTgactcctcctcttctctcctccatgGCATCTCTTTCTGCGTTCCCCTTTTCATTTGGCTCCTTCCATCTGCTGTCCCCCAACGTGCTGAGCCCGTCTACACCAACGCAGTCAGCAGCCCTTAGCAAACCATACAGACCCTGGGGGACTGAGATTGGAGCCTTCTAA